In Achromobacter xylosoxidans A8, a single window of DNA contains:
- a CDS encoding TIGR03862 family flavoprotein gives MSPAVARVAVIGGGPAGLMAAERLSAQGLEVDVFDAMPSVGRKFLMAGRGGLNLTHSEPAAPFLARYGDRAARVAPWLQALDADGLREWTHGLGIQTFVGSSGRVFPQEMKAAPLLRAWLARLRASGVRLHMRHRWLGWPADSRPAAAALRFQTPEGEQDYAADAVVLALGGGSWAKLGSDGAWTGGLQAHGVAVAPLRPANCGFDVAWSDHFRERYAGQPVKSVAMACETVAGKTPARQGEFVVSETGVEGSLVYALSAPLRDRIDVQGHAIALLDLAPDWSQEKVMAAVTHPRGSRSMSSHLQSRLGLTGVKAGLLRECASAEDFRDAERLGLRIKALPLRLLRARPMDEAISTAGGVSFDSLDSGLMLRDIPGVFCAGEMLDWEAPTGGYLLTACMASGVIAAAGVLEFLRSGGRVPPQA, from the coding sequence ATGAGTCCGGCCGTCGCACGCGTCGCCGTGATAGGTGGCGGTCCCGCCGGCTTGATGGCGGCCGAGCGTCTGAGTGCTCAGGGGCTGGAGGTGGATGTATTCGATGCGATGCCATCGGTTGGCCGCAAGTTCCTGATGGCGGGGCGGGGCGGCTTGAACCTGACTCATAGCGAGCCGGCCGCGCCGTTCCTGGCGCGCTATGGCGATCGCGCCGCCCGCGTGGCGCCCTGGCTGCAGGCGTTGGACGCGGACGGCTTGCGCGAGTGGACGCACGGTCTGGGCATCCAGACCTTCGTGGGCTCGTCCGGCCGCGTGTTTCCCCAGGAGATGAAAGCGGCGCCCCTGTTGCGGGCCTGGCTGGCCAGGCTGCGCGCCAGCGGCGTGCGCTTGCACATGCGCCACCGCTGGCTGGGGTGGCCGGCCGATTCGCGGCCCGCCGCGGCCGCCTTGCGCTTCCAGACGCCCGAGGGCGAGCAGGACTACGCAGCAGATGCCGTGGTGCTGGCGTTGGGAGGCGGCAGTTGGGCCAAGCTGGGGTCGGACGGCGCCTGGACCGGCGGCCTGCAGGCGCATGGCGTCGCGGTCGCGCCGCTGCGTCCGGCCAATTGCGGCTTCGATGTGGCATGGTCGGATCACTTCCGCGAGCGCTACGCCGGGCAGCCCGTGAAATCCGTGGCCATGGCCTGCGAGACGGTGGCCGGCAAGACGCCCGCCAGGCAGGGCGAGTTCGTCGTGTCGGAAACCGGCGTGGAAGGCAGCCTGGTGTATGCCTTGTCGGCGCCGCTGCGCGACCGGATCGACGTCCAGGGGCATGCCATCGCCCTGCTGGATCTGGCTCCGGATTGGTCCCAGGAAAAGGTGATGGCAGCGGTGACGCACCCTCGAGGCTCGCGTTCCATGTCCAGCCATCTGCAGAGCCGGCTGGGGCTGACCGGGGTCAAGGCGGGGCTGCTGCGCGAATGCGCTTCGGCGGAAGACTTCCGCGATGCCGAACGTTTGGGCCTGCGCATCAAGGCCTTGCCGCTGCGCCTGCTGCGCGCGCGGCCGATGGACGAAGCCATCAGCACGGCGGGCGGCGTGTCGTTCGACTCGCTGGATTCCGGCCTGATGCTGCGCGATATTCCTGGCGTGTTCTGCGCCGGGGAAATGCTGGATTGGGAGGCGCCGACTGGCGGCTATCTGCTGACGGCATGCATGGCGAGCGGCGTGATCGCCGCTGCCGGAGTGCTGGAATTCCTTCGGTCGGGCGGACGGGTGCCGCCGCAAGCCTGA
- a CDS encoding entericidin A/B family lipoprotein, translated as MKNKVFLVMLLSIAAVSAGCNTVAGAGKDIQRGGEKIEGAATK; from the coding sequence ATGAAGAACAAAGTCTTTCTCGTCATGTTGCTTTCGATCGCTGCCGTCTCGGCGGGATGCAACACCGTAGCCGGGGCAGGCAAGGACATTCAGCGGGGCGGCGAGAAGATCGAGGGCGCCGCCACCAAATAG
- a CDS encoding BPTD_2524 family lipoprotein, whose protein sequence is MRKSLWVGMAFAALLAGCASKGVYESDAVVTETFTVNTHYEAAFRRAGEYVRTCHVNVQHAYNVAYAWRHVKGEKGAPDEVQLYKVTEPAKVLELMTVESASPSTSKVSITVLGEGRWDAAEIAAARASIQSATPVCRKGGEG, encoded by the coding sequence ATGCGCAAGTCTTTGTGGGTGGGAATGGCGTTTGCGGCCCTGTTGGCCGGCTGCGCGAGCAAAGGGGTCTACGAGTCCGATGCCGTGGTGACGGAGACCTTCACCGTCAATACCCACTACGAAGCGGCTTTCCGCCGCGCGGGCGAGTATGTGCGTACCTGCCATGTGAATGTGCAGCACGCCTACAACGTGGCCTATGCCTGGCGCCACGTGAAAGGCGAGAAGGGCGCGCCCGACGAGGTGCAGCTCTATAAGGTGACGGAACCCGCCAAGGTGCTGGAATTGATGACTGTCGAAAGTGCCAGTCCCTCGACGTCCAAGGTAAGCATCACGGTACTGGGCGAAGGCCGTTGGGATGCGGCCGAAATCGCCGCCGCCCGCGCTTCGATCCAGAGCGCCACGCCGGTCTGCCGCAAGGGCGGCGAAGGCTGA